The Fimbriimonas ginsengisoli Gsoil 348 genome window below encodes:
- the aroC gene encoding chorismate synthase, whose amino-acid sequence MASSFGTLFRISTWGESHGPSVGVVIDGCPPRIPITAEEIQTELDRRRPGQSKITTQRKEADQVEILSGVLDGVTLGTPIALLVRNEDQRSRDYDEMRTKYRPSHADFAYDQKYGIRAWSGGGRASARETIGRVAAGALAQKVLASSGVEVVAWVEKVHRLTASVDPLSVSREAVESNIVRCPDAAMADQMIELIESVRKDGDSIGGTIACVARGVPAGWGEPVFDKLEADLAKAVMSLPACKGFEIGGGFGMTDFRGTEVNDEYEADNERRVTTRSNNSGGIQGGISNGMPILLRAAFKPTATVMREQHTVTVEHENTTLQGRGRHDPCVLPRAVPMVEAMVALVLVDHMLRQRAIS is encoded by the coding sequence ATGGCGAGTTCGTTCGGCACCTTGTTTCGGATTTCGACTTGGGGCGAGTCGCACGGGCCATCGGTTGGAGTCGTGATCGACGGGTGTCCGCCACGGATTCCGATCACGGCGGAGGAGATTCAGACGGAGCTCGACCGGCGCCGCCCCGGCCAGTCGAAAATCACCACCCAGCGCAAAGAGGCGGACCAGGTTGAGATCCTCAGCGGAGTGCTGGACGGCGTTACCCTTGGCACCCCGATCGCCTTGCTGGTTCGAAACGAAGACCAGCGTTCGCGCGACTACGACGAGATGCGGACGAAGTACCGTCCCTCGCACGCCGACTTTGCCTACGATCAGAAGTACGGGATTCGCGCCTGGTCCGGCGGAGGCCGAGCCTCCGCGCGGGAAACGATCGGACGGGTCGCCGCCGGGGCACTCGCCCAAAAGGTGCTCGCGTCGTCCGGCGTGGAGGTCGTCGCCTGGGTCGAGAAAGTCCACCGCTTAACCGCCTCCGTCGATCCCCTTTCGGTCAGCCGCGAAGCCGTCGAGTCGAACATCGTCCGATGCCCCGACGCAGCCATGGCCGACCAGATGATCGAGCTGATCGAGTCGGTTCGCAAGGACGGAGATTCGATCGGAGGGACGATTGCTTGCGTAGCCCGCGGTGTTCCCGCCGGTTGGGGCGAGCCGGTGTTCGATAAGCTCGAGGCGGACCTCGCCAAGGCCGTAATGTCGCTCCCCGCCTGCAAAGGGTTCGAGATCGGCGGGGGTTTTGGGATGACCGACTTCCGCGGCACGGAGGTCAACGACGAATACGAGGCGGACAACGAGCGGCGCGTCACGACCCGGTCCAACAATTCGGGCGGAATTCAGGGCGGCATCTCCAACGGCATGCCGATCCTTCTCCGTGCCGCGTTCAAACCGACCGCAACCGTTATGCGCGAGCAACACACGGTAACCGTCGAGCACGAGAACACCACGCTCCAAGGCCGCGGCCGTCACGATCCGTGCGTCTTGCCGAGAGCGGTGCCGATGGTGGAGGCAATGGTCGCCCTCGTCCTCGTCGACCACATGCTGAGGCAACGGGCGATCTCTTAA
- a CDS encoding DUF2339 domain-containing protein gives MKGTVLISSSSPCLQQAKSATCGNGMDDQALEAVLKRLDAIEARLSRLEGAPTPAPIPATPIVAPPVVFRDWSPPASPPVIDEATENFIGTKILPRAGAAVLVLMFAYLVSIAYEKGFIGPGTIFGGAAALCLALIGIGQWKRNERAEFGHILTGIGSCGLYFDFAGGHFFQHLYSGESVVALFVALSLVNLAYSLWKATRAFLAIGMTGGLVAALLPLQGNQPEMAAGLFFLILVSAAFVAARNKWADASLGLWLAAALSAIPIALNRASTWPLGVGTLEIAGLIGLAAFCWSSRRPQATPAIAAAAATLLTGIGAFALHPGLQGAGHIVAFSLAAAAVSLLAPDQAFRSTLIAGAAATALWVAPFGLERTTTLLLLPSLGALCCVAALKVRMAPCLVLAGAEMVLSLVPYTILIQDRGIEPRIDALYLLIVVVTCFAASSLARKIGEEAETIFLFGLGVALGRGAYLALTTFGLLGPTFAFTAAALLGSFVALAFGFVRNFRSLRMGSIAALALTMIKVVLYDLAQASQLVRVAILLILGIGLLGAGYWYIRRDASRSS, from the coding sequence ATGAAGGGAACGGTCCTCATTTCCTCCTCCTCTCCTTGCCTCCAACAGGCAAAGAGCGCAACCTGTGGCAACGGCATGGACGATCAGGCATTAGAAGCGGTACTGAAACGGTTGGACGCAATCGAGGCCAGGCTGAGTCGGCTGGAGGGGGCGCCGACCCCGGCGCCAATTCCAGCGACGCCGATAGTAGCGCCGCCCGTCGTGTTCAGAGACTGGAGTCCTCCCGCGTCTCCGCCCGTGATCGATGAAGCAACCGAGAACTTCATCGGAACGAAGATCCTCCCCCGGGCCGGCGCCGCGGTGCTCGTCTTGATGTTCGCCTACCTCGTCAGCATTGCTTACGAGAAGGGGTTTATCGGACCGGGAACGATTTTCGGCGGCGCGGCCGCCCTGTGCCTAGCCCTTATCGGCATCGGTCAATGGAAACGAAACGAGCGCGCGGAGTTTGGCCACATCCTGACCGGTATCGGCTCGTGCGGTCTGTACTTCGATTTTGCGGGCGGACACTTCTTCCAACACCTCTACAGCGGAGAATCCGTCGTCGCTCTGTTCGTGGCGCTCAGCCTCGTAAACCTTGCTTACTCGCTTTGGAAGGCGACACGTGCCTTCCTGGCCATCGGAATGACCGGCGGCCTCGTCGCCGCCCTGCTACCGCTGCAAGGCAACCAGCCTGAGATGGCGGCGGGCCTGTTCTTTCTTATTCTCGTTTCCGCCGCGTTCGTTGCCGCACGCAACAAGTGGGCCGACGCTTCGCTCGGTCTTTGGCTCGCGGCCGCCCTCAGCGCGATCCCGATCGCCCTTAACCGCGCTTCGACTTGGCCGCTCGGCGTCGGAACGCTGGAAATCGCCGGACTTATCGGTCTGGCCGCGTTCTGCTGGTCTTCGCGCCGTCCCCAGGCGACCCCTGCCATCGCCGCCGCCGCTGCCACGCTCCTCACTGGGATTGGGGCATTCGCCCTCCATCCGGGCCTGCAGGGCGCCGGCCATATCGTCGCCTTTTCGCTCGCCGCCGCCGCCGTTTCTCTCCTCGCGCCGGACCAGGCGTTCCGTTCCACCCTCATCGCCGGGGCGGCGGCGACTGCTCTCTGGGTCGCCCCTTTCGGGTTGGAACGGACGACCACTCTCTTGCTGCTTCCGAGCCTGGGCGCCCTCTGTTGTGTCGCTGCACTCAAAGTAAGGATGGCGCCGTGCCTCGTCCTTGCCGGTGCGGAGATGGTCTTGTCGCTCGTTCCGTACACGATCCTTATTCAAGATCGCGGCATAGAGCCAAGAATCGACGCTCTCTATCTCCTTATCGTGGTGGTCACCTGCTTCGCGGCCAGTAGCTTGGCAAGAAAGATTGGCGAAGAGGCGGAAACGATATTTCTTTTCGGCCTCGGCGTAGCCCTGGGCCGGGGCGCCTATCTAGCGTTAACCACGTTCGGGCTGCTCGGGCCGACGTTCGCCTTTACCGCCGCCGCCTTGCTGGGAAGCTTTGTCGCCCTCGCCTTTGGGTTCGTCCGAAATTTCCGTAGTCTTCGAATGGGGAGCATCGCGGCCCTCGCCCTCACCATGATCAAGGTCGTCCTTTACGACCTTGCCCAAGCCAGCCAGCTCGTCCGCGTCGCGATCCTCCTTATCCTAGGAATCGGCCTTCTCGGCGCCGGCTACTGGTACATCCGCCGAGACGCCAGCCGCAGTTCATAG
- a CDS encoding UPF0182 family protein: MHPELDIAQVRKAVRVGSILLGILVVAGILFSTVKPYTTYLWFAHDVRQPQIFSIGYSARGWLFLASFGIAWVVLYANLHRALGVTLVFLRAPETSGQVLIANTVQWIQQRGRSILWYGAPAFAFFTAVGFSNEWNTLLLWRNGGSFGVKDPMYGLDIGFYVFTLPWYRAVVNGVFSLFLLTTVLCIGVYVGLQALSSLAKIELSRPGFRWHVSGLLGATLLVFAAQTWLKTYEAGLIDSGQFTGAGYAAAQAVVAARIFAVLVALLGVATIVFARVGKPYGIPMGGGIGVVIFYAGGVVIYPWLVQRLAVDPNRLAKEAPYAARAIKMSRYAYGLDKIETRDFDVQKSPSAEEIKASGDTLANMRLWDPEVLKQSLQRLQAIRPYYSFSDVDIDRYQIDGKQTMLMLSPRDIDLDGLDAGARNWTNERLRFTHGYGVDVSQVNAATADGQPALLAQDIPQRTNPNLPITQPRLYFSDLRDASLNPVDEYAIVNTGEPELDYQTPTASETHRWQGGRGVPIGGFLSRLAFAIALGDGNLLVSGNIGADSRLLVRRNVIDRASTLMPFLRFDRDPYLVLLGGKSVWVLDGYTTTDMLPYAEMVNASNGGLNYIRNSVKVTIDAYTGEVRAYAIEPDEPVLRAYRKIYPGLVRDIAEAPPGLPAHFRYPEDMFALQCAQLTNYHVVDPTSFLSNADGWDIAAERDLRGIKAPIPPYYVQMRLPDEPQSGFLQILPFTPRGRPTMSGWIAAHCDPGQYGRLTLYRFATGIPIPGPELMEGNFTSTPEISNINRQFNNEQSEIVVGNLLVVPIGHSVMYAEPLYLRSKATGIMAAPRLFRVILALPDRIVVGDSYADALTKLFGTAEEPPVATGPGVPPSKGTTSVDRKAVQKALEMFEQADAALRKGDFAKYGEYQKELRKRLQELAK, from the coding sequence GTGCATCCCGAGTTAGACATTGCTCAAGTACGGAAGGCGGTTCGAGTTGGGAGCATCCTGTTGGGGATCCTGGTGGTGGCCGGGATTCTCTTCTCGACCGTTAAGCCGTACACGACGTACCTCTGGTTCGCCCACGATGTGCGGCAGCCCCAGATATTCTCGATCGGATACAGCGCCCGCGGTTGGCTTTTCCTGGCCAGCTTCGGCATCGCCTGGGTCGTTCTTTACGCGAATCTCCATCGTGCTTTGGGAGTGACGCTCGTTTTTCTGCGAGCTCCGGAAACGTCCGGGCAGGTGCTGATCGCCAACACCGTTCAATGGATCCAGCAGCGGGGGCGATCGATTCTTTGGTACGGAGCGCCCGCCTTCGCGTTCTTCACCGCCGTTGGGTTCTCCAACGAGTGGAACACGCTCCTGCTTTGGAGAAACGGCGGTTCGTTCGGCGTCAAAGACCCGATGTACGGCCTCGATATCGGCTTTTATGTCTTCACGCTGCCCTGGTATCGAGCCGTCGTAAACGGGGTTTTCTCCCTTTTCTTGCTTACCACGGTGCTTTGCATCGGAGTTTACGTCGGGTTGCAGGCGCTCTCTTCGTTGGCGAAGATCGAGCTAAGCCGCCCCGGCTTTCGGTGGCATGTGAGCGGACTCCTCGGCGCCACGCTGCTCGTGTTCGCGGCTCAAACTTGGCTTAAAACTTACGAAGCCGGTCTGATCGACTCTGGACAATTCACGGGCGCCGGGTACGCGGCTGCGCAAGCGGTGGTAGCGGCCCGGATCTTTGCGGTTTTGGTCGCGCTCCTGGGGGTGGCGACCATCGTCTTCGCTCGAGTTGGCAAGCCTTACGGCATTCCGATGGGTGGCGGAATCGGAGTGGTGATCTTCTACGCCGGTGGAGTGGTCATCTATCCGTGGCTCGTGCAGCGCCTGGCCGTCGACCCGAACCGCTTGGCCAAAGAGGCTCCTTATGCGGCTCGTGCCATCAAGATGAGCCGGTACGCTTACGGTCTCGACAAGATCGAGACTCGCGATTTCGATGTCCAGAAGTCGCCATCGGCGGAGGAGATCAAGGCTTCCGGCGATACGCTGGCGAACATGCGGCTTTGGGATCCCGAGGTTCTCAAGCAGTCGCTCCAGAGGCTCCAGGCGATTCGGCCGTACTACTCCTTCTCGGATGTCGACATAGATCGGTACCAGATCGACGGGAAGCAGACGATGCTGATGCTGAGTCCGCGCGATATCGATCTCGACGGTCTCGATGCCGGCGCTCGGAACTGGACGAACGAACGGCTCCGGTTCACCCACGGGTACGGGGTGGATGTTTCGCAGGTCAACGCGGCCACCGCGGATGGGCAGCCCGCGCTGCTCGCCCAAGATATTCCGCAACGGACCAATCCTAATCTGCCGATCACTCAGCCCCGGCTCTACTTTAGCGACCTGCGCGACGCCTCGCTCAACCCGGTCGACGAATACGCCATCGTGAACACCGGAGAGCCGGAGCTCGACTACCAGACTCCGACCGCCTCCGAGACGCATCGGTGGCAGGGCGGACGTGGCGTTCCGATCGGCGGGTTTCTCTCCCGGCTTGCCTTCGCCATCGCGCTCGGCGACGGCAATCTCTTGGTCTCCGGAAACATCGGCGCCGATTCTCGACTTCTCGTGCGCCGCAATGTCATCGACCGGGCGTCGACCCTGATGCCGTTCCTCCGGTTCGACCGCGATCCGTACCTCGTTTTGCTGGGAGGGAAGTCGGTCTGGGTTTTGGATGGGTACACGACCACCGACATGCTGCCGTATGCCGAGATGGTGAACGCGTCGAACGGCGGACTCAACTACATCCGGAACTCGGTGAAGGTCACGATCGATGCCTATACCGGCGAAGTTCGGGCCTACGCGATCGAGCCGGATGAGCCGGTCTTGCGGGCGTACCGCAAGATCTACCCCGGTTTGGTCCGCGATATCGCGGAAGCGCCTCCCGGCCTGCCGGCTCACTTCCGGTACCCGGAAGATATGTTCGCCCTTCAGTGCGCGCAACTGACGAACTACCACGTCGTCGACCCGACCTCGTTCCTCAGCAACGCGGACGGCTGGGATATCGCGGCGGAGCGAGATTTGAGAGGGATCAAAGCTCCCATTCCGCCCTACTACGTGCAGATGCGGCTGCCGGACGAGCCGCAATCCGGCTTCTTACAGATCCTCCCGTTCACCCCGCGCGGGCGCCCGACGATGAGCGGATGGATTGCGGCTCACTGCGATCCTGGGCAGTATGGACGACTGACCCTTTATCGCTTCGCGACCGGGATTCCGATTCCGGGACCGGAGTTGATGGAAGGGAATTTCACCTCCACGCCCGAGATTTCGAACATCAACCGTCAATTCAACAACGAGCAGAGTGAGATCGTCGTGGGGAACCTGCTCGTAGTTCCGATCGGGCACAGCGTGATGTATGCGGAACCGCTCTACCTGCGGAGTAAGGCAACCGGCATCATGGCCGCCCCCCGCCTGTTTCGCGTGATTCTTGCCCTGCCCGATCGAATCGTCGTGGGAGACAGCTACGCGGATGCGCTGACGAAGCTGTTCGGCACCGCGGAAGAACCCCCCGTCGCCACTGGACCCGGCGTCCCCCCTTCGAAGGGGACAACTTCGGTCGACCGAAAGGCGGTTCAGAAGGCTCTAGAGATGTTCGAGCAGGCCGACGCAGCCTTAAGAAAGGGCGATTTCGCGAAGTACGGCGAATACCAGAAGGAGCTTCGAAAGAGGTTGCAAGAGTTGGCAAAGTAA